The region CCCGAGTGGGCGAAGAGGGACTCGAACCCCCGACATCCTGCGTGTAAGGCAGGCGCTCTAACCAGCTGAGCTATTCGCCCCGAGAGAACGCCGACGCCCCGAGATTTACTTGAGTATGGCCAGCGGAACGAGCACACAGTAGCCGACGACGAGGAGGATCGGTGCGATGGTGTCGCCGCCGCGCGCGAGATCCGCGTAGCCGGCGGCGATGGTCACGAGCGCGATTCCCCACCAGAGGAGACTGCGAGAACGGGTCGAAGCGTCGGTTTCTGCCATAAACGAGAAGACTAGAGACCGCCAAATCGAGTGTCAAGGCAACCCCAACCGCGGCGTGCGTTTACGAACGGTCGTCCGGCTCCTCGTCGGGGGGCGTCGGCGGGAGGCCGAGCAGTTCCGCCAGCACGCCCTCCCGCGCCGCCCGATCGGTGGCGACGTCGGCCGCCACCATCGCCGCCAGCCGGGCGCGATCGCGCCGCCGCCGGGCGATCCAGAGCGGCAGCACGAACACCAGCACCACCAGCCCGAGCACCGTCAGGTCCTCCATCAACGCCAACGCGCCGTACCGGCGCCGCGTGCGGGCCCGCCACTCGGCCTCGAATCCGTCGAGCGTCGTCCCGTCGGCCCGCCGCAGCGCCTTGTCCAGCGAGCCCGTCGCGCGCCACGCCGCGAGGACGTGGGCCAGCCCGTGGCGCGGATCGATGGCCGCCATGTCGGCCACGGCGCTGGCCGAGAGCGCGTAGGCGGCCTGCGCCGTGGTCGCACCGCCGGAGAAGTCGCGTTCGAGCGCGTCGAACGTCGGCACCCCTTCGAGCGCCAGCGCCAGGTTCGCCGCGATCGCGTCGTCCCGGTTCTCCTCGTGGGCCGCGTAGCTCGCGTAGCCCTCGTCGAACCAGCGCGGGACGATGTCGCCCAGATATTCGTGCAGCGCGAGGTGCGCCAGTTCGTGGCGCACCACCTCCAGCGGATTGCCGGCCCCGGACCCGGCGCGGCTGCCCTGCAGCACGATCCGCCGCTGATCGGGAAACGCCAGGGCCGCGCCCCACTCCGGCGCCAGCGGCCCCACCCAGTCCCGGAATCGCGTGAAGTCGGGGGCGATCGCGATCAGCACATGCTCGCGGGGGCGCGGCAGCCCGGGAAAGGTGTCGTGCGCCTGCGAGGCCGCGAGGATCGCGTGGGCGAGCGTGGCGTCGCTCGGATACGCCACGACGGTGAACCGGCCGGCGTCGAGGCGCAGCGGCGCGCCCGCCTGCGCACCCGCCGGCCAGGGCCAGAGCAGCGCGAACGCGGCCGCGCGCAGGGCCCGCCACGCGCCGCGAACTGCTACGGCTCGCCCCCCTCCTCGACCGTCTTCAACACGTCCGCGCAGCGCTTGCCCCATGGATTGAACTTGTTCTGCGCGAACCCGCCGCGCCACGCCTCCATCGCCTCGTCCCGCTGCCCGTTGAACCAGTACGCCCGCCCCAGCTCGTAGTGCGCCTCGATCAGATTGGGCCCCAGCGCGATCGTCTTCTGGAAGAACGTCTGCGCGTCCTCGAACATGTCCCGCTCCAGATACACGAGCCCGAGATAGAAGTGCGCGTACAGCGTGGCCTTCTTGTCGTTGTCCAGCCGGATCGCCTTGGACAGGTGCTCGATCGCCTCGCCGAAGATCCCCTTCTTCAGGCAGATGTAGCCCACGTTGATGCGCGCCAGCGCATTCGTCGGCTCGCGCATCAACACCTTCTGGAACATCATCAGCGCGTCGTCGTACTTCTCCTGCAGCATCTGCGCCCAGCCGAGCAACGCCTCCGACTGCGGGTCGTTGGGCGACAGCTCGATCGCCTTGTGCAGCGCCGCCTCGGCGCCGTCGTAATCGCCCAGCGACAACCGGCTCCACCCCTTCTCGATGAACGTCGACGCCCCGATGTGATCGGCGTGCACCACCGGCCGCGCGGCGCTGAACTCGGGGGCCAGCGACTGACTGGCCACCAGGCTCTTCCACTTGTCCACCAGCGTCCTGATCTCGTCCTTGAGCTGCGCCAGCTCGGCCACCTCCTGTTCCACCGTCTTGAACAGGGCCACGATCTCGGTCTTGAGCGCGTCCCGTTCGGTGGCCGCCGAGGGCGCGTCGAGCCGCGCCTCGAGCGCCGCGTACCGGGCCCGGTGGTCGTCCAGAGTCCGATCAGCCATTCGGCAGCGCCTCCTCGGCCACCCGCTCCAGCGCCAGCCGTTCGTCGGACGAGAGCAATCGATCCACGTCGAGATACACCAGCAACCGGTCGCCCAGCCGGACGATGCCGCGCAGATACTCGCCGGCGAGTCCGCGGAACAGCGTCGGCGGCGGCGACAGCTGCGCGTCGGTGAAGCTCGTGACCTCGAGCACGGCGTCGACCACCATCCCCACCCACTCGGCGCCCGACTTGAGCACCAGAATGCGCGTCTCGGACGTCGGGTCGGCCCACGGGAGCTGGAACCGGCGCCGCAGACTCACCACCGGCAGCACCCGGTCCTGATATTCGAGCACGCCCACGATCCACTCGGGCACGTTGGGCACCGCGGTCGGCGGCTGATAGCGCAGCACGCGCTCCAC is a window of Gemmatimonadaceae bacterium DNA encoding:
- a CDS encoding tetratricopeptide repeat protein; the encoded protein is MADRTLDDHRARYAALEARLDAPSAATERDALKTEIVALFKTVEQEVAELAQLKDEIRTLVDKWKSLVASQSLAPEFSAARPVVHADHIGASTFIEKGWSRLSLGDYDGAEAALHKAIELSPNDPQSEALLGWAQMLQEKYDDALMMFQKVLMREPTNALARINVGYICLKKGIFGEAIEHLSKAIRLDNDKKATLYAHFYLGLVYLERDMFEDAQTFFQKTIALGPNLIEAHYELGRAYWFNGQRDEAMEAWRGGFAQNKFNPWGKRCADVLKTVEEGGEP
- a CDS encoding chemotaxis protein CheW codes for the protein MIKPRDAKIVSFRLGNDYFAADIFSVERVLRYQPPTAVPNVPEWIVGVLEYQDRVLPVVSLRRRFQLPWADPTSETRILVLKSGAEWVGMVVDAVLEVTSFTDAQLSPPPTLFRGLAGEYLRGIVRLGDRLLVYLDVDRLLSSDERLALERVAEEALPNG